The DNA region GAACATATGCGCCACATAATCGCCTTTACCCAGCGTCACGCCCTGCGCCCGCAGAATCGCATAGGCGGTCATCAGGTGGAAATAAAATTGGGACAGCGTCCAATCGCGCGCATATTGCTCTGCGGTCAGGTCCAAAATCATACCGTTGGGCAGGGCGTGCGCGATCGGCATGTCGTCCGCCATGTCCAGCGCATCGGCCGACACGCTGTTCACCACCGCAAGGGTTTCGCTGATGCGCGCCTTGGCGTCCGCGATCGAACCAGGCTGCTCCCCGGCATTGCGCGCCTCGTTCAACAATATGTC from Sphingobium sp. HWE2-09 includes:
- a CDS encoding DUF1993 domain-containing protein, giving the protein MLLSQLLVPTYSQMLNTLSTWLDKAQAQLPGEDAEALLSARLAPDMYPLATQIRFACVQAQEGVYRLQGEAFPPALDILLNEARNAGEQPGSIADAKARISETLAVVNSVSADALDMADDMPIAHALPNGMILDLTAEQYARDWTLSQFYFHLMTAYAILRAQGVTLGKGDYVAHMFGYIRPGTMPQG